TatctttaaataaataaccattacaAATGATTTTTTAATcataactagtaaaaattttttgaGAAACATAAAAAATTCATCTCTTAATGTATAGTTTCATCTAAAAATGCATGACGGAAAAAGACGaaaattttatttcctttttaaaagacaattttaataaaacatcacgaaaaattaaaatttaggacTTTTTCCCTTGCATATCTAATtttcttgtctttatttttcaattttctttcagtgctatatatatatatatatatatcttctaATTTCTATATATTAAGAAATAGgtcaaaaataatataatatacttATTAGGGATTACatgtataatatattttttatggtAGTATTGCTATTTAgatgttaattttattattttttttggttttttaataacaatttttttttctaactttTTTTTACATGTAATGAAATTAATTGTATGAAAATAAAGGTGCTATCATATTGGAGGAAGGCTTGGAACTTGAAAGCTTATTGGAGTTCAACTACTAGAATGGAAAATATTGCAATAAAAGCTTGACTTATATTATACTTGTTGGTTTGGTGTTATCTATATTTAGGCTAAATATTATATAACTTATTATGAATGTTCAgtgctaaattataatttttttatgtgaggattattaatttgattaacattttttttaataagcCTTTATTTTTATACTACTTTGTTGATATTTTATTTGATAGTGTTATTATTCGAATGTTAGTACTAATATTTTTATTAGTCTTTTaatgttataaatttataattatttttatttttttaaagaagcaccataatattataattttgattgtAAAAATTGAGAATTGAAATCAGAACTGAAACTATAACCAAAACTAAAAccgaaaatatttaaaattgaaccaaaatcaaatcaaaattttgtTCCCATTTCAATTCCACAAAAGTAAAAGAATTGAAAAGTTCGTTTCCAATTTCACTTCTTGTAAATCACACGCCTCTAATCGGAGGAATGAAGGAGACCCACTTTGAAAAGGAAAATGATAGATTGATGTTATCCCAATTGAATATGTGAACACTACCGTGAATTTCTTGTACCCTTTTTTATCCACTTGTGAATGTGATCCTCATGGTAAAAACATGCAAtgaatgaattttttatttttttaggaaTTGGAGAAGTAGACACTCAATTAGAGTTTGTTAAGTAAATAATATGCATTTAACTATTAGATCAAGTTAAACTACGTTAGGCTAGGCAAATATTTCTGATTCATATATATATTATCCGGGATGGAGATGGTGAGAATTTCTTTTCATCCTAAATCTTCATAACTTGCcctatataataatatattattatttttattaaaagtaatttatttctatgtatttatgtatttaaatattataattttaacacaaaggatataaatatataataaaaaaaatgtttaaatttcatattttgaatttctaatttatttttgaaaaataaatttatattatataataataaattaaaattaaaaaaaaaaaagaaaaaaaatacccATAGGAAAATCCGCCCTAATCTCAAACTCCTATGGAACAGGAATGGAGAAGTGATCCTCACTTTCAAGTTATCTCGTTGCCATTAACTAACTGGAGGGATAATTATCATTCGCCATTATTTAATTTTACAAGTATTTTTCTGAAAGTCactgaattttaatttctttcataaaactcattaaattttaatttaattttataaaagttactgtaattaaaaattaaaagtatttttattaatttattgacttgtcaattattttacaaataaaattacctaATTAGTTGTTGCTGGTAAAGAAGAAAGAGAATGGGAAAGGGTTAAATGACGAAAGGTGTAACTCAATATGTTTTatgtatcttttttttttaaaaaaattaataaaataagataattttttttataaaatattttataaatcaataaatcaacttgaaaatttttaatttccaaTCACAATGagttttatgatattaaattaaaatttaataaattttataaaaataaaataaaatttcataatgaAATTTGAGTAACTTCACGTGAATTTTACCGGCGGAATGAAGGATACCCAAGAAAGAATAGATTGATGTTATCGCGGTTGACTATGTGAACATTGCCAGGAATTTCTTGTACCTCTTTTTTGTATCGGCATGTGCATGTGATCCTCGTGGGGAAATTATGAAACAATTGAACTCTTTTTTCAAAGTTTTCTGATTCAGAGCTATGCATGTACGTATCAATTTACCATGTTAAGTGAAAAAGAAATTGCTAAACAATAGGGgcaaaaaaaaagataatattgCCTagataataagaaaaaaataagggAAAATAAAGTAATATACAAATTCTAATCATAGAATCCAACTATGAAAagatagaaaattattttttttttgtatataaatagaaaaattaatttttatgtatataaatctcataataaataaaaatatattcaatTATTTTCAATGTAATTGCAATTGAGAGTGTATTTTGCTTTTATGAATTTGGTTTCACATTTCACTATTCATTGTTTTAATTTGTATTCTTTcaaattaattgaaaatatattagaatgataattaaatttattttctataACATTTAAATCATTTTGTAATCTTTAATTTTTTAgtagaaaaattaaaagaatagcGTTTGAATCTGAATTTAATAAAGTAAAGTTAAGcacttcataatttttaattacttGCAGTATAAGAAAATGCAAATATAAGAGGCAAATTTAACAATGGATCAAAattttgtaataaaaatattgattaaCGATGAATAATCAATTAACGATAAATAATCAATAAATCCATCGCTTATATTTTATTAATCTATTATTGATACTTTAGCAATGAAAGTTTCAGCAATAAATTAAAATCTGTTAttaaaagttaatttttataattatataatatgatattatgaaaatttttatttaaaagaagACATAAACTAGTTTAACTTTTTTGGGTTGTGGTCGATATTACTTCCACGAATCATACATCCTCCGTCCTTAGGACCTCCATGTTCCTATGATCCACAAGAGGGAATAAGTCAAGAAGACAGTAAATTAACTTTTGTTTTTCCAATTAAATTCACACATGCACTTGGCCACTTTATAGACTAGACTATAACTATAAACGaaagtaaattttatttttaaaatttctataattaattttgaaaaaattaggTTTTGTAGTGCAACAGatgtaaataaaatataaattataaatcacATCTATTATTTAAATgtcattaaattataaataaacaaactaatttgaattatgacagtataatataattttaatttattaaatgttAAATAAAGAGAATTAAATGCGATTTCAAAGAttgtaaatagtaaaaaaaaatagaaaattattatatatattggtataaataaaaaatagtatttttttagatataaaaatttaattatttttaataattttaaaaaggtAAGATTTATGTATCTAAAGACAAAGGCCACGTGAATGAGAACCCACAAGATAGAAAAAaattttccctttcttctttctCTCACACGTTTTAGTCGGCTAACACCTGTAACTATAACTCATCAAGGATAAAAACAAAGCTTACCTAATACGTATATCACTCAAGGCTAAGCAAGTACCTTCCAAGATCCAACTACCACTATATATAGACTGGCAGGTATCACTCTCACCCATCAACAAAAGATTCAGGCCTTAGAGTTTGTAAAGGAGAAAATGGCAGACAAATTGCCAGAGGAAGAGCATCCCAAAGTGGCATTCGGATGGGCAGCTAGAGACCAATCTGGGGTCCTCTCTCCCTTCAAATTCTCCAGGAGGTtcaattctttttcttcttatatTCCATAAATGTTTTTAACTTGAAGCCCTGAGAATAAAAACTATAAGCAGTTCTTGATTCTAATAGAAATATGTGTTTGTACAGAGCAACAGGAGAGAAAGATGTTTCTTTTAAGGTCCTGTATTGTGGGATGTGCCACTCGGACCTTCACATGATCAAGAATGAATGGGGCAATTCCACTTACCCTCTCGTTCCTGGGTATATATgttgataatatatatattagAGTAACATCATTAGCAATATACTGCTTCTGTGTAGTTGGTACACTGAATTGACATGGAAATGCAGGCATGAGATTGTGGGAGTGGTGACAGAGGTGGGGAGCAAGGTGGAAAAATTCAAGGTGGGACATAAAGTGGGTGTGGGCTGCATGGTGGGATCATGCTACTCCTGCGATAATTGCACAAACGATCTTGAAAATTATTGCTCACAAATGATACTCACCTATTCTGCCAAGTACTACGATGGAACCATCACTTACGGCGGCTACTCCGATATCATGGTTGCTGATGAGCACTTCGTTGTTCGTATTCCAGATAGCCTGCCTCTTGATGCAACTGCTCCTCTCCTTTGTGCTGGGATCACAGTATACAGCCCCTTGAAATATTATGGACTCGACAAACCTGGATTCCATGTAGGCGTAGTTGGCCTTGGAGGGCTTGGTCACATGGCAGTGAAATTTGCCAAGGCTATGGGTGCCAAGGTTACTGTGATCAGCACCTCACCTAACAAGAAGCAGGAGGCTATTAAGCGTCTTAGTGCCGATTCATTTTTGGTTAGCCGTGACCAAGATCAAATCCAGGTATAAACTTGTATACTTTACATTGACTTTTGCTTATTCTAATATCATTCTTATTAAAAATTGCTTCTTTTATTAAAAGGCTGCAACGGGTACGATGGACGGAATAATTGATACAGTGTCTGCAAGTCACCCTCTTCTGCCTTTGACTGGTCTATTGAAGTCCCATGGAAAACTAATTTTGGTTGGTGCACCAGAGAAGCCATTTGAGCTGCCTGCCTTTCCCTTGTTAATGGGTAATGAATTGACGATTTCTCTCTACTCAGTTCTCACTCATAATTTACGTAATAAAAACTAATAGTTAATAATTGAATGAGTGCAGGGAGGAAGGTAGTGGGTGGTAGTTGCATTGGGGGAATGAAGGAGACACAAGAAATGGTTGATTTTGCAGCCAAACACGGCATAACATCAGATATTGAAGTGATCCCAGTGGAGTATGTGAACACTGCAATGGAGCGCATGCTGAAAGCTGATGTTAGATACCGATTTGTCATTGACATTGGCAATACAATCAAATCTAGTATTTAATTCACATACCCATCGAAATGTGTTTGTGGATTTCACGGTCTTTATGATGTTATGAAGCGGAATGCGTGCTAAATTGAACTTGGAGTAAATTGGATTAATGAAATTAATAGTATGAGATTATTAAGTGCACTCAATATTTatgtagtgtttttttttttaaagaaatcatGTAATGTTATTAATAAtcatatgaaatttattttttatatctcaaaaagaaaaatcatttataaGTGTATATCTCTATTTTTGTGACCTCATGAGCATTTGTGCTGAGGTCATGAAAATCCaatgatgaaaaaaattaaatgactGTGAGGTATATTTaaggatattaaaaataaaataattatatatatgacATGATTGCAGAAAAAATTTTTGAAGAgcaaaaaatgataaattaaatttaaataaaatttattttatttaaatttaatgatgggaatttattttattaaaaaaacttaACTAAGTCTAATTGCGCTTTATGAGCCCAATAAAATCTAAatagatattttaattaaataaaaaagctcacttaaaatattttttactaaAGAAAATTTTATCTCTATCTTTATCTCTCTCCCTCATATCCTTATCCCATACAATCTCTTCCTTCCTCActatccctctcccatacaacCTCTACCTTCCTCACTCTCCCTCTTCCATACAATCTCTTGCttcctcactctccctctcccacacaacctctctcactctctctcccaCCAATaggatccatttctttctttctcCCACCAATtagttctctctcttttttttgtcACTAAaattcttttttgttattttatcttTTGTTTTATCTCTTCCTAAACTCTATCGATAAGTCTTTCAATTGTATCACAATTCTatacccaaaaccctataaataccccaccaTGGAGATGAAGGAAACACACTGAGAGATCAGCTCTTAAAGCTCTCTCTAAATTTCTCTTTTCCTtctctctattttcttttctttctttttttagctCAAGAATAGTTTTTTAGATTTAATCAAGACGAGGGTTTTTAATATCTTTTTGTTCAAGATTCAAGCCATACTATAGTTGTTTTATATTTATATGCCTTGAGTTAGTGTtgttttttcataatttacatgtatATGCGATAAATTTGAGGGTGACGAGAATTCTGCATATGTTCTTATTTTTGTCACTTtgctttaattaattttcatgtaTTTATGCTTATGTAAAAATTGTATCAAAATTATATTTGTAATATTCATGACATTCTAATAATTTTAACCTTAAGAATCATGAAAAAAGCTGTTAAATTGAGTAAGTTATGATTCTCTAAATTTAGGGTATATGCAAATCACGATTTACAGTATAATCAAATTTCAAGGTTCATAtctccattagtttttcatcttttttttttttttgggtctaaAATTAAATTCAAGAACTTTTCTAATTTTTCCCATTAGTTTTATATAAATATCTTTTATGGTTTGTGAGAtgcattaattttttaaaaaaaaaaagtagtgcAAATCTGTATTTAATGCATAACAGTGATGAACtatgatttttgtaaattatttgatagagattttatactaattaataattttttattttgatatgatGTTTTGGCATACTTCTGGAATTTTTGTATAATTTTTTATACTTATTCAACTAATTTTAGAAATTCAATTACAAAAACACTATAAATATgctcaaatatgaaaattttatattgatttataattttttgtttTCATGCCTTAAATtgtattttgatttatttttaatattatgcaTGATGTGATATCGTGTTATTAAATGTTATGATTAAGTTAGAAGACTTTTGGCCATTGAGTAGTTTTAATCAAATATAAGTCTAAACAACTTAGGGGATTACTGTTAAATTTCAATGtaatttgttattaatttatttcatattatACATAAAATTGGTACATAGCCCTAAGGTATGTGCGAAAAATGGGTCTTTGCATGGAACTTCAAGAGAGTAAGACAAAGATAAACTTGTCATACTAAAAGACAAGACCCTTCTTTAATGTTAGTTTGCCCCAATGACAACTacaataattaaaagataaatgcGCCTTAAACTTTCTTGAATAACAAATTTGTATGTGATGTGTAGCTATAATAGGATTTACTTGgtaaataataaaatcaattttatttgtATCTCTAACCCACTTGtgcatgaaatttaattaaataaatattaggtaaattaaaattaaatcttgtttgcataaaaaaatcaattttggcatgtaaattaaatgtaattaaatatttgataagaaataaaataaattaacatattagaaataaatatttttaggacataattGTTTGAGACCTTGatgtatttattataataaattacacatgtacataatttaattagtttaattatccttagggtaacttgataCATAAATAAAATAGTTATAAAGAAATTTAAGGTTGTTTGTAAATTGaatatatttgtaaattaaattgacaataatagattaattttagttattCGGTAAATTTCACTTTATTTAATTTAGTAATCTCATAGATAGAAAGTACTTGCGTATAAAAAATGTTTGTAAATAACAACTCCTATTTGGATTGTTTTTGTATGTAGGATTAGAAATTGCAAACTTAGGTAAGAGATTTAATGAagaaataataaataagacttttaGAAATATTACTGGATAACTAGCACTCAAATTAATAAGGTTAGACCAGTCGTAAGCAGTGCATAACACCTTTCTCTTGTATACCTACAATCCCAAACCTAGACATTAGGCTatagtaatgacggttgtggaacttTTACGAGGAGTAAGGTGCTATCCACGACCTTATTGAAAATTGATGTCTCTTATAAGAAATAATGAACATGTCCCGGTTATCATCCGGAtggtgactcctgtctatctatgcctttaagGCATAAATCCTTAATACTATGGTAGTGATATGGCAAGATGGTACTTGCCAGTGGACTCGATTCTATTAACATTGTATAAATTACATGTCTAGAAAATGTTGACTAAGGAGGTGgcacttgttagtagtatgccctagagcatatcatttagtatatatcttgtacatatttttattaataaaaggcattttcacttttccgtttacataatatatttatgtgtaatagaaaaggtccattgatattttgttagaaatattattcttaagttgttaagaatatgagtgacaatatttctagcacaaagtatcataaataggttcacaatcgaggatacttcataataaggacatgacttatccagaaagattgtattcatgtttgttcccaagttatttatatgagatataaataagatggaatggtgattctcatgccatataacaaacatgataggcacttataaatatgataagtaggccgaaccagtgacacttatgacaagcacatggagtttactcttgtcaatattttgtcataaatcatatcagtgcatataatctttagacctgagatagcacagttatcttgtatataggtagtttgagtttgatactgctttcatacttgtactatgtatgggtatatgggcatgtgttggctcctactagttatatgtggagataggtgttgatcaagatggaatctgttcctctaagtaaatagagataaaatcctatgttcatttaatttttcttgatgtttcaagttcatggccaggacaaatagatttattcagaaaagagtttctgatgagaaaatctttttaatcaagaactggaattaaaagagaacataatattcatagcaaatggagtttgacataaaccatgactccagcttgagttgggattttgtaatagagagattctagtgcatggtaacatatgattataggttcatttaaggtaaaccttatcactaattgggtggccatggcatgctatgctaggtgttaaccatggtctatgaggttcataaaatgatttagagaaatcatttatggtaagaaagagttctaatgatattaagagttgatatcatgtttcattgccaattagtgatgagcctagtaagtcacacacatacacaagttatcacctatttaaatatgatttaattaattaattaaagagtttaattgattaattaaataggtttggtttgcaattaaattgcaaagtccctagcatgacttgaaaccaaatctagattattggatgtgtagtataaattaaatttatatttaaagtgtttaaatatgaatttaattaatgagaaattaattaatagagattaattaattaatttatatttgatataaattaattagaagaagaaaataattattttgggttaagaactcaaaattaagacacgtgggcattttggtcatttcattacagacacgtggcaccatgagatggtgacacatgggattacacataagcttgccaaatttttttttaatcatgtaagatgattaaaatcaagattaaatataggtttgacacttggcacaatgtgattgggtcacttaaacctagagctaatcaaagggtgacatgtggcaagggtttaatgtgttaacctagctatttaagtgttgttatgagaaaataaaatacaaccagcagccacactccttggtcacgccattttgcagccctccctctattcttcttcatctctcatcaattcaaagagattagccatcaatctcttgaattaagaacgctagaaattgtttctaatgtcttgtttacatctttaatctcttaaaaggcagaacttgaatttctaattaatagaaaaagctttagaagctattcaagggctgccataggtgttcttggtgtggacaagctagagggacaacatctggtgtcctgaagatgaatctcaaaggcgcagacacgctgcagtacatcaagaggttagtgtaatcgttcttgatttaatctagggttctaaaaataatctgattaattttaaaatcttaaatgacaaatacagatccaaaaacatatttaaagagttttaatatgttgtttatcattgagatcaaatagataaaaataaatcttgcatgatgcatgtgaccctaggtgaaaatttttgaattcaatggtataaacttgtgtttttcacgcttctgttccttcaattggtatcagagccactatatttgccatttagattgatgtttatatgatttaattgtgtgtttgatcatgagatcaaaagtttattgctggttgcaaagtcaaggtggcggcacaaatgatgaacaccatggtgcg
This sequence is a window from Hevea brasiliensis isolate MT/VB/25A 57/8 chromosome 10, ASM3005281v1, whole genome shotgun sequence. Protein-coding genes within it:
- the LOC131169442 gene encoding probable mannitol dehydrogenase — translated: MVTREKFIVQLMKLGNLPAEPENDVVEWRQGADEARDRGGSIKGITLTHQQKIQALEFVKEKMADKLPEEEHPKVAFGWAARDQSGVLSPFKFSRRATGEKDVSFKVLYCGMCHSDLHMIKNEWGNSTYPLVPGHEIVGVVTEVGSKVEKFKVGHKVGVGCMVGSCYSCDNCTNDLENYCSQMILTYSAKYYDGTITYGGYSDIMVADEHFVVRIPDSLPLDATAPLLCAGITVYSPLKYYGLDKPGFHVGVVGLGGLGHMAVKFAKAMGAKVTVISTSPNKKQEAIKRLSADSFLVSRDQDQIQAATGTMDGIIDTVSASHPLLPLTGLLKSHGKLILVGAPEKPFELPAFPLLMGRKVVGGSCIGGMKETQEMVDFAAKHGITSDIEVIPVEYVNTAMERMLKADVRYRFVIDIGNTIKSSI